The following are encoded in a window of Synechococcales cyanobacterium T60_A2020_003 genomic DNA:
- the crcB gene encoding fluoride efflux transporter CrcB, with protein sequence MDWTVPAIALGAIAGALSRYYISLFWAKKLGTRFPYGTLFVNLTGALLIGVVATLATVYPLPSGLQTLIVVGFLGSYTTFSSYILDSKILLRSFRPFSAAVYWFGSPILGLFSLEIGIWLGHRLV encoded by the coding sequence ATGGATTGGACTGTACCTGCCATCGCGCTAGGGGCGATCGCCGGAGCCCTCAGCCGCTACTACATTAGCCTCTTTTGGGCAAAAAAACTGGGAACCCGGTTTCCCTACGGCACCCTGTTTGTAAATCTGACAGGGGCGCTGTTGATCGGTGTGGTTGCAACCTTAGCGACGGTGTACCCCCTTCCCAGCGGACTCCAAACCCTAATCGTCGTTGGCTTCCTGGGATCTTACACCACCTTTTCGTCCTACATCCTGGATTCTAAGATTCTTCTTCGCAGTTTCAGACCATTTTCAGCAGCCGTGTACTGGTTTGGGAGTCCGATCTTGGGCTTATTTTCTCTAGAGATCGGGATTTGGCTGGGGCACCGCCTAGTTTAG
- a CDS encoding response regulator, translating into MTKQILIVDDDIGIRKITQITLQTIAGWDVLAAPSGQEGLAIAESVQPDVILLDMMMPGMDGLTTLKHLKSNPKTQAIPVIFLTAKVQISEQPEFSSLPILGIITKPFKAPNLVEQMRSLLNWHD; encoded by the coding sequence ATGACCAAACAGATTTTGATCGTCGATGACGATATCGGGATTCGCAAAATCACCCAAATCACGCTACAAACGATCGCAGGTTGGGATGTTCTGGCAGCACCCTCAGGCCAAGAGGGACTGGCGATCGCCGAGTCAGTCCAGCCCGATGTCATTCTTCTAGATATGATGATGCCCGGTATGGATGGTTTGACTACCCTGAAACATCTCAAATCTAATCCAAAAACCCAGGCGATCCCCGTTATTTTCTTAACCGCTAAAGTTCAAATTTCAGAGCAGCCAGAATTTTCATCGCTCCCCATCTTGGGAATTATCACAAAACCCTTCAAGGCTCCTAATCTGGTGGAACAAATGCGATCGCTCCTAAATTGGCATGACTAA